The DNA window ttataaaAAAAGATCCCTTTAGGCTAATTCtataattttgaaggaaaacaaaaaattttaaattttatgttttgaaattttattataatcTAACCTCGTGCATGTGCCACAATGAAGCATGCCACAAGGCTTCATGTGCCCATCTTGCCCAGAACTCCATTCCAACCTAAATtcaattttaacataaaaaaattacttatcacttaaaaataaagtataCATTAAAAAGTTagcaaaattacatttttttagACAACAAATTGAAATGGAACTTACAGCGGCCCCAAAAGAGAGAGCAAATGTACCAAACATTTCGGTGTAAGGTACCTCTCCACCCTGCAGCAAGAAGGGGAAAAAAGTTGCCCGCATTATAATTTTCGTTTTTTTATTGAAATAACTTTGATGTAtagttttctttctttcttgagATGGAGATCCAAAGTTGAGTCATCGTTTTGAAAATTTGGTGTCAGTTGAATTTTTAGATGAATTGATGGAGTTGGATTTTACCTCCATTTGCCAAGCGAATCTGTAGTAAACAGCCATCACCGCCATTGAAGTGATTCCCAAACTGGACATAACCGCCGCAACCAGATAAGTGAACCTCTCCGACCTCTTCCTCGCCATTTTCTCCGCCACCCACCGGGCGGATATTTCCTTCTCACGCTCTTCTCCGCTCTCCTCGGTCGAATCATCCTCGAAGCTGCCCACTAATCCCTCCGCCGCCAATTTCTCCTCCTCCACCACGAAGCAAACCGTCAAATCGGGCTTCTTGCTCCGCTTGAACCTTGAAATCCTGCGAAATTGCTGGAGAGGGGAAAAGATTAAATTGGGTGTGGTGGTTGAGGTGGAGGGGAGTGGGGTGTGCTTGAAATGGACTACGGTTCTGTAGCTGGTGAAAAGGGACATTCCGGCGGCCATGGGCGGAGGTTCCGGCAAGGTGGCGGAGGATTTTCGAGGGGTTTTTAGAGAGTGTTTTACGTGGAGGCTGGATGCGGGTCGGGTCAAACGGATGTAGACCACTAGTTGGGTATGGATTATGGAATAATGGCTTTCGGGTCCTGGTTTTATACCGGACACTGGAGGCTTCTGCATGTGCTGTAAGGATTCTTTGTTTTCTGTTGGACATTTGACGCTTGTCTTACTGAAATTTACCAAAATGCCACTCTGTGACACTTCCGCGTTTATGCCTACAATTTACGACCCTTTAATTCGAATCCATATACCCTTCTCAATTACAAGTTAATttggtaaaaaaattatttacaattttaatttaaaaaatgatgCTCTCATTTTCCATATAAATAAATGggtaatttgtagaaaaatacATTTGTCCAAGATTtatttaagattcagtacccaacagttttttttttgtattttagtacCTGACAAAAAACCAACTTAGTTTTTAGTACATATTTCATGcatttttacatttttacccttttaattaataaaaaagtatataaatacttaattttgttggacatcttctctttccactcatcaatcccgatgcatttggatgacatgtatatttaatttaaatattttttatttaaaaaaaacaaattcacaactaattgaattttttgaaatacttattttacttg is part of the Primulina eburnea isolate SZY01 chromosome 1, ASM2296580v1, whole genome shotgun sequence genome and encodes:
- the LOC140826094 gene encoding beta-carotene hydroxylase 2, chloroplastic-like isoform X2, with amino-acid sequence MQKPPVSGIKPGPESHYSIIHTQLVVYIRLTRPASSLHVKHSLKTPRKSSATLPEPPPMAAGMSLFTSYRTVVHFKHTPLPSTSTTTPNLIFSPLQQFRRISRFKRSKKPDLTVCFVVEEEKLAAEGLVGSFEDDSTEESGEEREKEISARWVAEKMARKRSERFTYLVAAVMSSLGITSMAVMAVYYRFAWQMEGGEVPYTEMFGTFALSFGAAVGMEFWARWAHEALWHASLWHMHEGLGITMFGIAYMFVHDGLVHKRFPVGPIANVPYFRRVASAHQLHHSEKFNGVPYGLFLGPKELEEVGGLEELEKEINRRIRLSKSL
- the LOC140826094 gene encoding beta-carotene hydroxylase 2, chloroplastic-like isoform X1, whose product is MQKPPVSGIKPGPESHYSIIHTQLVVYIRLTRPASSLHVKHSLKTPRKSSATLPEPPPMAAGMSLFTSYRTVVHFKHTPLPSTSTTTPNLIFSPLQQFRRISRFKRSKKPDLTVCFVVEEEKLAAEGLVGSFEDDSTEESGEEREKEISARWVAEKMARKRSERFTYLVAAVMSSLGITSMAVMAVYYRFAWQMEGGEVPYTEMFGTFALSFGAAVGMEFWARWAHEALWHASLWHMHESHHKPREGPFELNDVFAIINAVPAIALMAYGFFNKGLIPGLCFGAGLGITMFGIAYMFVHDGLVHKRFPVGPIANVPYFRRVASAHQLHHSEKFNGVPYGLFLGPKELEEVGGLEELEKEINRRIRLSKSL